CCGCCGGACAGCCCGAGGACGACCGAGCGGAACCCGTTCTTGCGGACGTAGTCGCGGGTGCCGACGACGAGCGCCGCGTAGATCTCGGCGAGGTCGTCCAGGGGTTCGGCGACGGTCGGCGGCTCGGGGGCGTGGCCGGGCAGGGGGGCGGCGGAGATGGTGCGGCGCTCGATCGTGAACGTCGCGCCTCCGGGAGCCTCGACGGACGCGGGTTCCTCGGCCGCCGTGGCCTCGGGGAGGTCGAGGTCGGTGACGAGGAGGTGGTCGAGGAACTGGGGCGCGCGGGCGATCGGGGCGCCGTCCGCGCCGACGATCAGAGAGTCGCCGTCGAAGACCAGTTCGTCCTGGCCGCCGACCATGTTCACGTAGGCGAGCGTGCAGCCGGCTTCGCGCGCGCGCCTGGCGCACAGGTCGAGGCGGGTGTCGTCCTTGTCGCGCTCGTAGGGGGAGGCGTTGACGGCGAGCAGGAGCCCGGCGCCCGCCGCGCGGGTGACGCTGACGGGGCCGCCGTCCTGCCAGAGGTCCTCGCAGATGACGGTGGCGATATCGACGCCGTGCAGCCGGACGACGGGGAGCATGTCGGCGCGCTCGAAGATCCGGTACTCGTCGAACACGCCGTAGTTCGGCAGGTGGTGCTTGGCCGAGACGATCAGGACGTCGCCGCCGTGCAGCCAGGCGGCGGCGTTGAGCGGCCGCCTGCCGCCGTCCCGGCGGTCGAGATGCCCCACCACGACGGGGACGTCCCCCATGCCGGCCTCGGCGAGGCGGCGGGCGACGGCGGTGAGGGCGCGCCGGGACGCCTCGACGAAGGACGGCCGCAGCGCGAGGTCCTCGACGGGGTAGCCGGTCAGTGCCATCTCGGGGAAGGCGACGAGGTGCGCGCCGGAGTCGGCGGCGATCCGCGTCCAGTCCACGATGAGGTCGGCGTTGCCGTCGAGGTCGCCGACGGTCGGGTTCACCTGCGCGAGCGCGATCCGGAGCTGTGCCACGCTCCAAGAGTAATACGCCGGGGATCAGTATCGTCAATCTGACGAGAAATGGCGGCGGCGGACGGCGGGGGCGAGCGCGAGCTGTCCCGCCGCGGCGGTGAGGGCGAGGACCAGGCAGGTCGGCCACAGCACGTGCGCCCCGCCGAGGCCGAGCAGCTGGGTGCCGCCGAGCGGCGCGAGGAGGAACCCGCCCGACCACGCCATCCCGTACAGGCCGTTGTAGCGCCCGCGCAGGTCGGCGGGGGCGAGGTCGGCGACGACGGCCTGCAGGACGGCCGCCGCGATGATCTCGCCGCACGTCCACACCAGGATCGTCAGGGTGTAGCCGGGCAGCGACGACACGAGCGAGGTCAGCCCGTACCCGGCGCCGACGAGGACGAACCCGGCGACCAGCACGCGGCTGTGGTCGCGGCGGCTCAGCCACGCGTTGACCAGGGGCTGCACGATGACGATCAGCACCCCGTTCGCGGCGATCGCCAGCCCGTACGCCTGCGCGCCGAGACCGTCCTCCCTCATCGCCAGCGGCATGGTCGTCATGCCCTGCAT
The nucleotide sequence above comes from Actinomadura algeriensis. Encoded proteins:
- a CDS encoding NAD+ synthase — encoded protein: MAQLRIALAQVNPTVGDLDGNADLIVDWTRIAADSGAHLVAFPEMALTGYPVEDLALRPSFVEASRRALTAVARRLAEAGMGDVPVVVGHLDRRDGGRRPLNAAAWLHGGDVLIVSAKHHLPNYGVFDEYRIFERADMLPVVRLHGVDIATVICEDLWQDGGPVSVTRAAGAGLLLAVNASPYERDKDDTRLDLCARRAREAGCTLAYVNMVGGQDELVFDGDSLIVGADGAPIARAPQFLDHLLVTDLDLPEATAAEEPASVEAPGGATFTIERRTISAAPLPGHAPEPPTVAEPLDDLAEIYAALVVGTRDYVRKNGFRSVVLGLSGGIDSALVATIAADAVGPENVHAVLLPSRYSSEGSVSDAEELVKRQGLHSRIVPIARMVEAFEAELELHGLAAENLQARIRANVWMGLSNEHGHLVLTGGNKSELATGYSTLYGDSAGGFAPIKDVFKTTVWDLARWRNTAVTADLPFLHPFAEEPVPEAIIVKEPSAELRPGQRDRDSLPEYSVLDPVLADYVERDMGRDALTGAGHDPELVDRIVRLVDLAEYKRRQYPPGPKITPKNFGRDRRLPITNRWRERGDVAP